One window from the genome of Corynebacterium sp. SCR221107 encodes:
- the argS gene encoding arginine--tRNA ligase, whose translation MTPADLSSLIKDTAIAVLQERDLDTTALPEKVVVERPRNPEHGDYATNVALQVAKKVGMNPRELGQLLADALAGSDAVDTAEIAGPGFINIRLAAAAQGAIVGQIIAAGAAYGHSDLYAGKRINLEFVSANPTGPIHLGGTRWAAVGDSLGRVLAASGAQVTREYYFNDHGRQIDRFSNSLMAAAKGEPTPEDGYGGEYIKDIAARVVEKQPDVLTQQPEQMQETFRELGVDMMFSHIKESLHEFGTDFDVYFHENSLFESGAVDRAVAKLKDNGNLYEKDGAWWLRSSNYGDDKDRVVIKSDGDAAYIAGDIAYVADKFDRGHDLCIYMLGADHHGYISRLRAAAAAMGYDPEAVEVLIGQMVNLVRDGKAVRMSKRAGTVITLDDLVEAIGVDAARYSMIRSSVDSSLDIDLALWASQSSDNPVYYVQYGHARLCSIARKAADLGVSAEGADYSLLTHEREGDLIRTLGEFPAVVKAAAELREPHRVARYAEELAGTFHRFYDACQILPKQDEEATPLHTARLALAKATRQVLANALGLVGVGAPERM comes from the coding sequence ATGACACCAGCGGATCTTTCATCTCTCATCAAGGACACAGCAATCGCCGTTCTCCAGGAGCGTGACCTGGACACCACCGCACTGCCGGAGAAGGTAGTGGTGGAGCGTCCACGCAACCCGGAGCACGGCGATTACGCCACTAACGTGGCACTGCAGGTAGCCAAGAAGGTGGGAATGAACCCGCGCGAGTTGGGCCAGCTTTTGGCTGATGCCCTGGCAGGTTCGGATGCCGTGGATACCGCCGAGATCGCGGGCCCGGGCTTTATCAATATTCGCCTTGCCGCCGCGGCTCAGGGCGCGATCGTCGGGCAGATCATCGCGGCGGGCGCGGCGTATGGCCACTCGGATCTCTACGCAGGCAAGCGCATCAACCTGGAGTTCGTCTCCGCTAACCCCACCGGCCCCATCCACCTAGGTGGTACCCGCTGGGCCGCGGTGGGTGATTCTTTGGGGCGCGTGCTCGCCGCCTCCGGCGCGCAGGTTACCCGCGAGTACTACTTCAATGACCACGGTCGCCAGATTGACCGCTTCTCCAATTCCCTGATGGCCGCCGCCAAGGGCGAGCCCACCCCAGAGGACGGTTACGGCGGAGAATACATCAAGGACATCGCAGCCCGCGTCGTCGAAAAGCAACCGGACGTGCTGACGCAGCAGCCGGAGCAGATGCAAGAAACCTTCCGTGAACTCGGCGTGGACATGATGTTTAGCCATATCAAGGAGTCCCTGCACGAATTCGGCACCGACTTCGACGTCTACTTCCACGAGAACTCCCTGTTTGAGTCCGGGGCGGTGGACCGCGCGGTGGCCAAGCTCAAAGACAACGGCAACCTGTATGAAAAGGACGGCGCTTGGTGGCTGCGCTCCTCCAACTACGGTGATGATAAGGACCGCGTGGTCATCAAGTCTGACGGTGATGCAGCCTACATCGCCGGCGACATCGCCTACGTTGCCGACAAGTTTGACCGCGGTCACGACCTGTGCATCTACATGCTCGGCGCCGATCACCACGGATACATCTCCCGCCTGCGTGCCGCGGCCGCGGCCATGGGCTATGACCCGGAGGCAGTCGAGGTGCTGATCGGCCAGATGGTCAACCTCGTGCGCGACGGCAAGGCCGTGCGTATGTCCAAGCGTGCCGGTACCGTGATCACCCTCGATGACCTCGTCGAGGCAATCGGCGTGGATGCTGCCCGCTACTCGATGATCCGCTCCTCGGTGGACTCCTCCCTCGATATCGACCTTGCGCTGTGGGCTTCCCAGTCCTCCGACAACCCGGTCTACTACGTTCAGTACGGCCATGCCCGCCTGTGTTCGATCGCACGCAAGGCTGCTGACCTCGGCGTTTCCGCCGAGGGGGCGGACTACTCCTTGCTCACCCACGAGCGCGAGGGCGATCTCATCCGTACCCTGGGTGAATTCCCAGCCGTGGTCAAGGCCGCCGCCGAGCTGCGCGAGCCTCACCGCGTGGCCCGCTACGCCGAGGAATTGGCCGGTACCTTCCACCGCTTCTACGATGCCTGCCAGATTCTGCCCAAGCAGGACGAGGAGGCAACGCCGCTGCACACCGCGCGCTTGGCACTGGCCAAGGCCACCCGCCAGGTGCTGGCCAATGCACTCGGATTGGTTGGCGTGGGCGCACCGGAGCGGATGTAA
- a CDS encoding L-lactate permease yields MFTSSTNAVGGSLGLSALCAIVPLFAFFIFLMVLKWKAHWSALASVAVALLVGIVAFKMPAGLAVLSFTQGAAFGLFPIVYIIWMAVWIYDLTVKTGRFEDMRTIFSKIGRGDMRVQAMLIGFAFGGLLEALAGFGAPIAIVAAMLLAIGLKPMKAVLVTFVANCAPVAFGAMGIPVATGGLLTGIPGEDVAAMAGRQLSLVALIVPFILAFIMDGKRGMRQTWPMALLLGITFGGGQFLASNYFSFVLTDVVACLLSLIAGVVFLRFWKPVTPEDQASAIDADSIHLTTERTVLALFPYLLIVVVFSFTSLWKLGVDVPGALKSTDIRFGWPGLNGHVLDAAGEPVANTMFNFNWLSTPGTILFLCGVITVLVYTFNNGQGKYPLGIGAGFAELGRGGYKMRYSALTIASVMGLAYVMNMSGQTASIGAFLAGAGSIFPLISPVLGWIGTWVTGSATSANALFAQMQATTASQVGVSPTLLVGANTAGATLGKMMSPQTLTIAATAVNMENGEAKIMGQAWKYSLGLLVYVCILVFLQSTVLGFMVVG; encoded by the coding sequence ATGTTTACATCCTCGACGAACGCGGTGGGAGGCAGCCTAGGGTTGTCCGCGCTGTGTGCCATCGTGCCCCTTTTCGCCTTCTTCATCTTCCTTATGGTTTTGAAATGGAAGGCACACTGGTCAGCGCTGGCATCGGTCGCGGTGGCGCTGCTGGTGGGCATTGTGGCCTTCAAGATGCCCGCCGGGCTTGCCGTGTTGTCGTTTACACAAGGCGCGGCGTTTGGCCTGTTCCCAATCGTGTACATCATCTGGATGGCCGTGTGGATCTACGATCTCACGGTGAAAACGGGCCGCTTTGAGGATATGCGCACGATCTTCTCCAAGATCGGCCGCGGTGACATGCGCGTCCAGGCGATGCTGATCGGCTTCGCCTTTGGTGGCCTCCTCGAGGCCCTGGCCGGCTTCGGCGCGCCGATTGCCATCGTGGCGGCCATGCTGCTGGCCATCGGCCTGAAGCCCATGAAGGCCGTTCTTGTCACCTTCGTCGCCAACTGTGCGCCGGTGGCCTTCGGCGCGATGGGCATTCCGGTGGCAACCGGTGGCTTGCTTACCGGCATCCCCGGTGAAGACGTCGCCGCCATGGCCGGACGCCAGCTGTCCCTCGTCGCACTGATCGTGCCGTTTATTCTGGCCTTCATCATGGATGGCAAGCGCGGCATGCGCCAGACCTGGCCGATGGCCCTGTTGCTGGGCATCACATTCGGCGGCGGCCAGTTCCTGGCCTCCAACTACTTCAGCTTCGTGCTTACCGACGTCGTAGCGTGCCTGTTGTCACTGATTGCAGGCGTGGTCTTCCTTCGCTTCTGGAAGCCAGTCACCCCCGAGGATCAGGCCTCGGCCATCGACGCGGATTCCATTCACCTGACCACCGAGCGCACCGTGCTCGCACTGTTCCCATACCTGCTCATCGTCGTGGTCTTCTCCTTCACCAGCCTCTGGAAGCTCGGAGTGGATGTGCCCGGCGCACTGAAGTCCACGGACATCCGCTTCGGATGGCCAGGACTCAACGGCCACGTCCTCGACGCGGCCGGCGAACCAGTTGCCAACACCATGTTCAACTTCAACTGGCTGTCCACGCCAGGCACCATCTTGTTCCTGTGTGGCGTGATCACCGTGTTGGTTTACACCTTTAATAACGGGCAGGGCAAGTACCCGCTGGGTATCGGCGCGGGCTTTGCCGAGCTCGGTCGCGGCGGCTATAAGATGCGCTACTCGGCGCTGACGATCGCCTCTGTGATGGGCCTGGCTTATGTCATGAACATGTCTGGGCAGACCGCCTCCATCGGCGCCTTCCTCGCAGGTGCTGGCAGCATCTTCCCGTTGATCTCCCCGGTCCTGGGCTGGATCGGCACCTGGGTGACCGGCTCCGCAACCTCCGCCAACGCACTGTTTGCTCAGATGCAGGCCACCACCGCAAGCCAGGTGGGTGTCAGCCCGACCCTGCTCGTAGGCGCGAACACGGCCGGTGCCACGCTGGGCAAGATGATGAGCCCGCAGACGCTGACCATCGCCGCGACCGCCGTGAACATGGAAAACGGCGAAGCCAAGATCATGGGCCAGGCGTGGAAGTACTCCCTCGGCCTGCTGGTTTATGTCTGCATCCTCGTGTTCCTGCAGTCTACAGTTCTTGGTTTCATGGTTGTGGGCTAA
- a CDS encoding (Fe-S)-binding protein codes for MRVALFSTCIGDAMFPDASKATAVILSRLGYEVVFPPEQTCCGQMHVNTGYQKEAIPLIENYVDAFSDPSIDYVVAPSGSCIGAVREQHEHIAHRYGSKALQDGAKTAAKKSLDLPEFLIDVAGVDNVGAFFPHKVTYHPSCHGLRFIGLGDRPYRLLENVEGLQLIDLPNKEECCGFGGTFSLKNAATSAAMVSDKARNIESTGVEYVTGGDSSCLMNIAGALSRQHVGIRAIHLAEILASTKEHPWTPTSAVYSKEFML; via the coding sequence GTGAGAGTTGCGCTCTTTTCTACCTGCATCGGCGATGCCATGTTCCCCGATGCTTCCAAGGCAACCGCTGTTATCCTTTCCCGCCTGGGTTATGAGGTCGTGTTCCCACCGGAGCAGACTTGCTGCGGCCAGATGCACGTCAATACCGGCTACCAGAAGGAAGCCATCCCGCTGATCGAGAACTACGTCGACGCTTTCTCCGATCCTTCGATCGATTACGTCGTAGCCCCTTCCGGTTCCTGCATCGGCGCCGTGCGCGAACAGCACGAGCACATTGCTCACCGTTATGGTTCCAAGGCTTTGCAGGACGGCGCCAAGACCGCCGCCAAGAAGTCCCTGGACCTGCCGGAATTCCTCATCGATGTCGCTGGCGTTGATAACGTCGGTGCCTTCTTCCCGCACAAGGTCACCTACCACCCCTCCTGCCACGGCCTGCGTTTCATTGGGCTTGGCGATCGCCCATACCGTCTGTTGGAGAACGTCGAGGGCCTGCAGCTTATCGACCTGCCCAATAAGGAAGAATGCTGTGGCTTCGGCGGCACCTTCTCGCTGAAAAATGCCGCTACCTCTGCGGCCATGGTCTCTGACAAAGCCCGCAACATCGAGTCCACCGGCGTCGAGTACGTCACCGGCGGCGATTCCTCTTGCCTGATGAACATCGCCGGCGCTCTTTCTCGCCAGCACGTGGGCATCCGCGCTATCCACCTCGCCGAGATCCTCGCCTCCACCAAGGAGCACCCGTGGACCCCCACCTCGGCTGTCTACTCGAAGGAGTTCATGCTGTGA